The Flavobacteriales bacterium genome contains the following window.
TTGGCGCCGCGTACGAGATCGAGCATGGTGCAAGTGTGGGCGGTGAAGATATCCGCACGACCGTGCCCGCTACGTGATGCACCGTAGTGCCGGGCCGCGCCCGAAACCGTTATTTGCGTCCATGCGCATTGGGCTCAGCGTAGCAGCGATGTTGTTGGCGGCCTCGAACATGCAAGGCCAGACCATGCTGGACAGCCTGTTGCGCGCATTGGACGGTCAGCGCGGCGCCGACCGCGTGCGCACCCTCGGCGAGATCGAGTGGGAATTGAGCTTCACCGATCCGGCGAAGGCCGTCCGGTACGGTGAAGAAGCCTTGAAGCTGGCGGAAAGCCTTCGCGACAGCGCCTTGGTTGCCCAAGCGGCCAATGACCTGGCCATACCGCTCTACCGCCTTGGGCAATTTCCGCGCTGCCTCGCCCTCAACAACCGCGCGCTCGGCATCCGCCGGTCGCTCGCCGATACCATGGGCATCGCGGCGTCGCACGCCAAGCTGGGAACAGCCTACACCGAACTGTTGGAGCTGGACAGCGCACTGCACCACAACCAGGCGGCCGAGCGCATCTACGCCCAACGCGGTGACCTGGAGCGCCTGGCCACCATGCGCGGCAACCAGGCCCGGCTCTACCAGCAGATGGGCGATCTGGAAATGGCCGAAAAGGTGGCCCGCAGCACGGTCGACCTCATACTACCCACGGGCAACGAGTACGTGATCGCCAACACGTACGGTCAACTTGCGCAGATCCTCGTTGATCGCAAGGACATCGAAGGCTCCGAGGATGCCGCGGAGAAAGCGCTGCCCATCTTCCTTCGCATCGACGACCGGGCCGCCGTGGCGAGCATCAGCAATGTGCTCGGCATCTGTGCGCGCACCCGTGGCGACAACAACGCCGCCATGGAGCATTACACAAGGGCGCTGCGCATGGCGATCGACGTCGGCGATCAGGAAGGGGAAGCCACCTACCAGAGCAACGTGGCGAACGTATTGCGCGACATGGGACGTTTGGACGAAGCGTGCGCACGCTACGACAGTGCCATAGTGCTCTGCCGCGCGGGCGGTTTCACCGATCAGCATCTGAGCGCCCTGCTCGGTTATGTGGCCGCGTTGGAGCGCAAGGGCGATTGGCCGAAGGCCTTGGCATTGCAGAAGGAGTACCAAGCGCGGAAGGATTCCGTGTACGACCGTGAACGCATCGATGCGCTCAGCGACATGCAGGTGAAGTACGAGACGGAGCGCACCGAAAAGGAACTGGCACAGGAGCGCGAACGGACATTGGCGCAGCAAGCACGCATCGGGCGGCAACGGTTGTGGATCGGCCTCATCGCCAGCGGGGTGCTCCTGGCCGCGCTGCTCACATGGCAGATGGTGGCCCGGCAACGTGCACGCGCGCGCGCCGAGCGCGATTCCGCGGTGATCGCAGAACGCGAACGCGGGTTGAAAACGATGCTGGAACGCACTGATGCCGATCGCAAACGCATCGCCGGCGAACTGCACGACGGCGTGGGCCAGCAGCTCACGGGCCTCAAATACCGGTTGGAGGACATCGCAAGCCGCGTTTCAGCGGCAGCCCCTGCCGAAGCCGAGCGGATGAAGGACGTGCTCGCCTTGGCCGAGGAGACAGGTCGTGAAGTGCGCGGCATCGCCCACAACATGATGCCGCGCGCGCTTGGTGACCTGGGCCTGGCGCCCGCGCTCAACGACATGCTGCACAAGTCGCTTGCGCGGCCCGGCGTGCGCTTCACGTTCGATCACTTCGGCCTCGATGCACGGTTGTCCCAGCACATGGAAGTGGGCGTGTACCGCATTGCGCAGGAATTGATCAGCAACGTGCTCAAGCATGCCGATGCCCGCAACGTGGCCGTCCAACTGCTGCGCAACAAAGACCGCTTGGTGCTGATCGTTGAGGACGATGGCAAAGGCATCGGCCAAAGGACCGGCCATGGCATTGGCCTGCTGACCATGCAGGACCGCGCACGCGCCATGCACGGGCAACTCGAGATCGTTCCTGCACCGGTGCAGGGCACCGTGGCAACGCTCCGCGTTCCGCTCACCAACGGCAACTCCAACTGAAATGTCGAAGAACAGGATCCGTGTGGCCCTCTGCGACGATCACCGCATCGTTACCGACGGCATGAAGCAACTGCTCAGCAACGTAGACGATATCGATGTGGTGGGCGCCGCGCACGACGGTGTTGAAGCGCTCTACCTGCTGGAGCACCTGAAGGCCGATATCCTCCTCACCGACCTCGACATGCCCAACATGGACGGGCAGCAGCTCACCGGCCGGGTGAAAGAGAAGTACCCGCAGGTGAAAGTCATCGTGCTCAGCATGCACGAGGAAGCAGCAGTGGTAAAACACCTGATGGACCTCGGCGCCGACGGCTATCTGGTGAAGAGCGCGGGCAAGGATGAAGTGCTGCTGGCCATTCGCAACGTGCACGAGGGCCGCAAGCACTTCGGCAGCGGCCTGATGGAAGCCATGATGAAGCAGGCCGCAGCGCCCCGGACCGGCAGTGCCGTGCTCAAGGACCTCAGCGAGCGTGAGGTGGAAGTGCTGGCGGCCTTGGCGGAAGGCCTCGGCAACAAGGAGATCGGCGAGAAGCTCTTCATCAGCCCGCGCACGGTGGACACGCACCGCACCAACCTGATGCGCAAGCTCGATGTGCACAACGTGGCCGGTCTGGTGCGCATCGCCATTGCGGCGGGGCTGGTGAAGTAAGGCCCTACTTTCGGTGCATGCGTGCATTGCTCTGGTTCTCCTTGGCGCTCCTGCTCTACAGCGGGCGTCCACCAGGGCCCGATGACCGTATCGCCTCCGTGGTCTTCGTCCCGGACAAGTTGAACATCAGCATGCACTGGCGCGATGCGGAGGGAAAAGACTACCGGAACATCGGCCGCTTGAAGAGCGACCTGGAACAGCAAGGTCGCACGCTGCTTTTCGCCATGAACGGTGGCATGTACACCCCCGATCATACGCCCGTGGGGCTCTATGTGGAGAGCGGCACACAACACCACAAGCTCAATACGGGCAAGGGCGGCACCGGCAACTTCAGCATGCAGCCAAACGGGGTGTTCGGCGTGCACCAGAACGGCCGGGCCGAAGTGATCACCACGGATGGCGCACGAATGATCACCGATTGGCGCTGCGCCACGCAAAGTGGTCCCATGTTGGTCATTGATGGCAGCATCAATGCGCAGTTCACGCCCGGCTCCAAGAACGTGAACATCCGCAACGGTGTTGGTACCACCACCGATGGCCGTGTTGTCTTCGCCATCAGCCGGGAGCCGGTGAACTTCCACGACTTCGCGCGCTTCTTCCTGGACCAAGGCTGTGCGAACGCTCTCTACTTGGACGGTGCCGTGAGCCGCGCCTACATGCCCGAAGCCGGACTGCAACAGCTCGATGGCGACCTGGGCGTGCTGATCGCCGTGGTGCGCTAGCGTTCCAGCATCTGAAGGACACGCTGCGGTGCGATCCGTGCAATGCAGTCGCACTCCTCCCCTCTTGCACAACGGGGACAATCGGTGTCGTGCACGAGCACATGCGCATCGGTGCCCAGTGGTGCCCAGCGCCCGGGATGGATGGGCCTTCGCATACCGAACAGCCCGATGGCGCGCTTGCCGCACGCAGCCGCGATGTGCAACGGTCCGGTGCTTGCGGCCACCAATGCATCGCTCGCACCAATGACCGCGATCAATTCATCCAGCTTCAACTTGCCACCAAGGTCGGTCACATGCGGCAGGTCCAGCGGCAGTGAACCGCGATAACGCTCTGCTTCATCCTTGGTGCCGGTGACGAGCACATGCCAACGAGCGGGGTCGAGAACGTGGATCAACGCGCTGAAGTTCGGCAGCCCCCACTCCACCGCGCTGCCTTTGCTCAGCGGGTGCAGCACAACAATGCGCTTGCCGGACTGTATCATATTGCGCAAGTCGTCGTTCAGCGCCGACGGCACAAAGCCGATGCACGGAATGAGCGCTTCCGCACTTCCAGGAACAGGGATCCCGAACGGCGCCAATAATTTGATGTTCAACTGGGCTTCGTGCAGCGCACTGTTCTTGCGGGTGAAGTCCACGCGCTCGTTGCAGCTGAACCAATGCCACCAGCGATGGCTCGTTCCGATGCGCCGTGCGATGCCTGCTTGCTTCGCCCAGCGCGCTACTTCACGGTGGGGGAACACATGGACGACCGCATCGGCGTTCGCGGAACGCAGACGCTCGACCGCCACGGCATCACCGGCAGCCTGCAGTTCGTCAAGGGTAATGATGTCGTCCACATGGCTGCTGCATGCCCAGACCGGTCGTGCATAGTTGCGGCAGAGGACAGTGATGTGCGTGCCCGGAGCATGGTGCTTGATCCACCCGGCCGTGGTGAGCGTCACCACGGCATCGCCCAAGGCATCGGGGCGGCTGAGGATGATGCGCCCGGGGATGTTCATCGAGCGCGGTGCAACTGGCGCAGCTTGGCGTACTTGAGGTACGTGGCGAACGCACTGATCCGCGCGATGGTGTAACCGTGCGGACCGTCAAGGAAGCCGAGACCGATGACGTACATGCCAAAGAACTTGGCCACCGGGCCGAACAGGATCTTCAGCGCACCGCCATGCTTCCCACGCGCATGCAATTGCTTGGCACTGATGGTGGTGAAGTAGTCCACTTGCTTGATGTGGTCGCTGAGGGAGTTGTAGCTGTAGTGCAACAGGTCGCCCTGCAAGTGGACGATACGCGCTCCTGCGTCCATCTCATACTTGTCGTGCGGGTTCACACCACCCCAACGGCCTTTCCGACTGTCCCACAGACGCAGCTTTCTGTCCGGGTACCAACCACCGTGCTTGATCCATGTGCCGCAGTAGTTCGTCAGGCGGTTCATGGTGAACCCGTCGGCATCGCTCCGTTGTTTGGCCGCAAGAATGGAAGCTTCCAGTTCAGGGCTCAACGCTTCATCGGCATCGAGCGAAAGCACCCACGGATGCATTGCATGCGTGATGGCGCGGTTCTTCTGTTCGATGTGCCCGTCGAAGGCATGCTGGAAAAAGCGCGCACCATGCTCCCGCGCGATGGCCTCCGTACGGTCAGTGCTGAACGAATCGAGCACCAGGATGTCGTCGGCCACGCGCTTCACCGAGGCCAGGCAGCGGCCCAGGTTGTGCTCTTCGTTGTAAGTGATGATGACGACCGATAGCTGCGGCATCGTGCGCCGAATGTAGGATCCCTGAAAAGACGAGGGTCCCGGCGCACCGGGACCCTCGTTCAGTCAAAAGCCGGAAACCCTCAGTGCATCACTTCGAACTTGCCGCGGGCGAGTTCACTGTTGCCGTTCACCACGCTGTAGAAGTACAGTCCGTCAGCGAGCCACGCCGTGGTGATGGTGGCCCTGCCCCACTCCATGCGGCGACTGGCCACCACGCGGCCGGTGTTGTCCATCACGTTGATGAAGGCATTGGCAGCATCCACACCCGTGAGATCGAAGAAGATGTTGCGATCGGCCGGGTTCGGGAAGAAGTTGACGCGCGCAGCTGCCTGCTCGTTCACGCCGCTGATGAAGTCCACCAGGGTAACGCAGTAGTCCTCCGTCTCGCCGTAGTTGTAACCGTCCGTGCAACCCACGCCGCCGTCGTCGTTGAAGATCATCATCACACGCATGCGTGTGAAGCCCTCCAACGCACCAACGGGAATGGTCAGCGTGCCCGTGACCGCGGTCTGGGTCATGGCCCCGGCATCATAGGCCAGTTCGCCCGTACCGTCGAAATCACCGTTCTGATCGAGGTCCACGAAGACTTTGAAGTACTCATTGAACAACTGCCCATCGAAGCCCGGGGTGAGGGTGATGGGGTGGCCTTGGCCGATCTCCAGTTCGGTGCCGAGACCGGTGTAGTCACCATAGCCATCATCCGTGCCGGTAACGTTGTTCAACGTGCCTACCTGTACGCCCGCGATCCATTCCTCACTGGCGTCATCGCTTTCGCTCGGGCAATACGGCAGGTCGAGACAAGCGCCGCAACCGCTGGTCTTGAAGGAAACGGTATCACTCCACGCCGTGGGGCCGCCACTGCATATGGTCCGCACGGTCACTTCATACGTTGTGCAGGAATCCAAACCAGTGAACTCGTAGAACGCATTGGTGATGCCCGGGATGCTGGTCCAAACGCCGCTGCCCTCCACACTGATCTGCGCCTCGTAGCTGGTTGCCGCACTAACGGCCTGCCAGGTCACATTGCCGCTGTTGTCGCCCACGAAGCCCACGGTCACGAAGTCGGGCGCCGTACAGCAGCCATCCGTGGTGAAAAGCACCGTGCTGAAGCCGCTGCTGATCGAATCGCACAAGCCCTCCACCTGGAACTCATAGGTGGTGCAGCCGGTGAGGCCGGAGAGCGTGTACCCCAACGCAGTTACCTGGCCCAGCGGGATGTAGGCACCGAAGCCGAGCGGACGGTATTGCACGTTGAAGGTGTCCGAAGCACTGCTCTGCCACGTGATGACCACGGTGTTGCTGTCCACGTTGGCAACCGTTAGGTCGTACGGTGCCGGGCAAGGGCCACAGCCATCGAGGATGAGCTGCATGCTGTTGAACGCGTTGATGCGGCCACCGGTGGTGCAGTTGCCGGGCAGGTTGCCGACTTGTTCCACCCCACCGAACAGGGCATCGCGCACGAACAAAGCACCGGCAGCGGGATCGCTTTGCACCAGGTTCATCATGCTGGAGCACGGTGCGCTGTACAGCAAACCGATGACGCCGGCGGTGAGCGGACTGGCGAAGCTGGTGCCGCTGGTGGAGCCGTAGCCACCGCCAATGCTGGTGGTATAGACGTCCTCACCTGGAGCACCCACATCCACCACCGTGGCACCATAGCCGCTGAACGTGCGAACATCCGCATCGTTGGTGGCGGTCACGCTCACCATGAAATCGCTGGTGCAGCCCGTGGGCATGTCGCCCACCACGTCCATGTCGAGGTTGTTGTTGGCGGTGGCGCCGCAGCTAAGCACACCAGCCGCGCCCAGACTGTCGTAGAACGCGCACCAGAGCGGGTAGTCATTGGGGTCCGCGTTGTCGATGCCCCAACTGCTGTTGGTGGCCACGACGAAGGCGCCTTTGTTGCCCCCGGTGGTATTGTAAAGCTTCCGCATTTCCAGGGGGTAGGTGTAGCTCTCGATGACGGCCGCTTCGCTGATGCCGCTGCGGGTAACCACCATCATCTTCACGTCCCAGTTGGCGCCCGCGATACCAAGGCCGTTGTCGCCCTTTGCACCGATCATGCCGGCCACTTGGGTGCCGTGCCCACCGCCGTACACATCATCATCGTTGCCGCTCGGGTTCCAGCCTTGGAAATCGTCCACGAAGCCGTTGGCGTCATCGTCGGTACCGTTGTTGGGGATCTCCTGGAAGTTGAACCACGCGTTCCCGATGAGATCTGGATGTGGGAGGTCTGCATTCTCCACGATGCACACCACGATGGTGTCGCCAGTGGCTGTGAGGCCCCCGGTGCTGATGTCCCACGCGATCTCGCTATCGATGTTGTCGTGGTGCCATACGCTGCCGTATTGCGGGTCGTTCGGCACAATACGGTCCTTCACAACGTGGTTGCTCTGCGCGATGGTGACACCCGGCTGGCTGCGTACCTGACGCACGAAGGCGCTGTGGTCGATGCCGATGGCTTCGTAGTGGAGGAGCCACGCACGCATGGGCCGGCTCAGCTCGCGCACCACATGCAAACCGGTGGGCTCACCGTTGAAGCGGGCGGCCGCTTCAGCAATGGCCTGTGCATCGGCGCCGGGGGCCACCTGGATGATGATGTCGCCGGGAATCGTTTCCGGGCGTTGGGCAAGCACGGATATGGAAGCCGTGGCAAGCAGAAGGACGGGAAAGAAGCGCAACAAGGGGGTCATGGTTTTTCCTGAAGGTGGGCGAAAGTATCCGGCGAGGCACCGCTCGCCCGTTCGGCACCCCCAATTGAGGTTGTCATTCTTGGACCGGCCAGTGGAAAGCAAAGGGCCCCATTGCCACCGCTGAACCCCAATTGCCGTTCATCACACGGCCCCATGGGTCCTGTAACTCCCGGCGTTCGATGCCCGTCCCATGATCACAAGACCGAACAACATCAACACCATCCCCGCCATGAAAAGCTTCAACCTCCTCCGCACCACGATGGTGATCGCCACCGTGTTCACCCTCGGTTACACCCGCGCTGCCGAGCCCCCTGTTACCACCGGAACCACCGACGTCTCCCTGGAGCGCGCGCTCGACAAGGAACTGAACAAGCACATCAGCTTCCCCCTGCTGCGCAAGAACGACATGACCGGCGAAGTGTTCGTGAGCTTCGTGGTGAACAAGGAAGGGAAGGTCGAAGTGATCAACGCCACCAGCAGCAATGACGAGCTCTGCGCCTATGTGCTGGCGAAGCTGGCCTTGGTGGACATCGGCGACAATCCCACCGGCACTTGGAAGACGGAACACGTCCGCTTCGTTTTCGCTCCCGAAGGCAGCATCTGAACCAACGCTTCCCGCACATGAAGAGCCCCGGCTATCCGGGGCTCTTCCCTTTTCACACCCCTCCCACTGCAGGGCGGCCACCGCTCCATTGGGGCGCCAGCGGGCCAACAGGAAATTCCATGGCAGCTGTAACTCCCTCTCCGCGAGCCCGTCCTACGATGGAAGACCGACACCATGAAAACGAAGAACCTTCTGCTGGCCGCCATCATCCTTGTTGCCGCGCCGGCCACCGCCCAAGAAGACACCGTGGCCACCGAGGGCCATCATGCCTTGGCGCTGAAACTCTCCAACGATGGGCTGCAGGCCCAGGTGATCGACCAGCGCGACAGTACCGCGTTCGGCAACGACCGCGATACGCTCCGCCTGGAACTGAAGCACAAGTACATCACCATCCTCTCC
Protein-coding sequences here:
- a CDS encoding response regulator transcription factor; translation: MSKNRIRVALCDDHRIVTDGMKQLLSNVDDIDVVGAAHDGVEALYLLEHLKADILLTDLDMPNMDGQQLTGRVKEKYPQVKVIVLSMHEEAAVVKHLMDLGADGYLVKSAGKDEVLLAIRNVHEGRKHFGSGLMEAMMKQAAAPRTGSAVLKDLSEREVEVLAALAEGLGNKEIGEKLFISPRTVDTHRTNLMRKLDVHNVAGLVRIAIAAGLVK
- a CDS encoding sensor histidine kinase; its protein translation is MRIGLSVAAMLLAASNMQGQTMLDSLLRALDGQRGADRVRTLGEIEWELSFTDPAKAVRYGEEALKLAESLRDSALVAQAANDLAIPLYRLGQFPRCLALNNRALGIRRSLADTMGIAASHAKLGTAYTELLELDSALHHNQAAERIYAQRGDLERLATMRGNQARLYQQMGDLEMAEKVARSTVDLILPTGNEYVIANTYGQLAQILVDRKDIEGSEDAAEKALPIFLRIDDRAAVASISNVLGICARTRGDNNAAMEHYTRALRMAIDVGDQEGEATYQSNVANVLRDMGRLDEACARYDSAIVLCRAGGFTDQHLSALLGYVAALERKGDWPKALALQKEYQARKDSVYDRERIDALSDMQVKYETERTEKELAQERERTLAQQARIGRQRLWIGLIASGVLLAALLTWQMVARQRARARAERDSAVIAERERGLKTMLERTDADRKRIAGELHDGVGQQLTGLKYRLEDIASRVSAAAPAEAERMKDVLALAEETGREVRGIAHNMMPRALGDLGLAPALNDMLHKSLARPGVRFTFDHFGLDARLSQHMEVGVYRIAQELISNVLKHADARNVAVQLLRNKDRLVLIVEDDGKGIGQRTGHGIGLLTMQDRARAMHGQLEIVPAPVQGTVATLRVPLTNGNSN
- a CDS encoding glycosyltransferase family 9 protein, with the protein product MNIPGRIILSRPDALGDAVVTLTTAGWIKHHAPGTHITVLCRNYARPVWACSSHVDDIITLDELQAAGDAVAVERLRSANADAVVHVFPHREVARWAKQAGIARRIGTSHRWWHWFSCNERVDFTRKNSALHEAQLNIKLLAPFGIPVPGSAEALIPCIGFVPSALNDDLRNMIQSGKRIVVLHPLSKGSAVEWGLPNFSALIHVLDPARWHVLVTGTKDEAERYRGSLPLDLPHVTDLGGKLKLDELIAVIGASDALVAASTGPLHIAAACGKRAIGLFGMRRPIHPGRWAPLGTDAHVLVHDTDCPRCARGEECDCIARIAPQRVLQMLER
- a CDS encoding phosphodiester glycosidase family protein codes for the protein MRALLWFSLALLLYSGRPPGPDDRIASVVFVPDKLNISMHWRDAEGKDYRNIGRLKSDLEQQGRTLLFAMNGGMYTPDHTPVGLYVESGTQHHKLNTGKGGTGNFSMQPNGVFGVHQNGRAEVITTDGARMITDWRCATQSGPMLVIDGSINAQFTPGSKNVNIRNGVGTTTDGRVVFAISREPVNFHDFARFFLDQGCANALYLDGAVSRAYMPEAGLQQLDGDLGVLIAVVR
- a CDS encoding glycosyltransferase family 2 protein → MPQLSVVIITYNEEHNLGRCLASVKRVADDILVLDSFSTDRTEAIAREHGARFFQHAFDGHIEQKNRAITHAMHPWVLSLDADEALSPELEASILAAKQRSDADGFTMNRLTNYCGTWIKHGGWYPDRKLRLWDSRKGRWGGVNPHDKYEMDAGARIVHLQGDLLHYSYNSLSDHIKQVDYFTTISAKQLHARGKHGGALKILFGPVAKFFGMYVIGLGFLDGPHGYTIARISAFATYLKYAKLRQLHRAR
- a CDS encoding S8 family serine peptidase; protein product: MTPLLRFFPVLLLATASISVLAQRPETIPGDIIIQVAPGADAQAIAEAAARFNGEPTGLHVVRELSRPMRAWLLHYEAIGIDHSAFVRQVRSQPGVTIAQSNHVVKDRIVPNDPQYGSVWHHDNIDSEIAWDISTGGLTATGDTIVVCIVENADLPHPDLIGNAWFNFQEIPNNGTDDDANGFVDDFQGWNPSGNDDDVYGGGHGTQVAGMIGAKGDNGLGIAGANWDVKMMVVTRSGISEAAVIESYTYPLEMRKLYNTTGGNKGAFVVATNSSWGIDNADPNDYPLWCAFYDSLGAAGVLSCGATANNNLDMDVVGDMPTGCTSDFMVSVTATNDADVRTFSGYGATVVDVGAPGEDVYTTSIGGGYGSTSGTSFASPLTAGVIGLLYSAPCSSMMNLVQSDPAAGALFVRDALFGGVEQVGNLPGNCTTGGRINAFNSMQLILDGCGPCPAPYDLTVANVDSNTVVITWQSSASDTFNVQYRPLGFGAYIPLGQVTALGYTLSGLTGCTTYEFQVEGLCDSISSGFSTVLFTTDGCCTAPDFVTVGFVGDNSGNVTWQAVSAATSYEAQISVEGSGVWTSIPGITNAFYEFTGLDSCTTYEVTVRTICSGGPTAWSDTVSFKTSGCGACLDLPYCPSESDDASEEWIAGVQVGTLNNVTGTDDGYGDYTGLGTELEIGQGHPITLTPGFDGQLFNEYFKVFVDLDQNGDFDGTGELAYDAGAMTQTAVTGTLTIPVGALEGFTRMRVMMIFNDDGGVGCTDGYNYGETEDYCVTLVDFISGVNEQAAARVNFFPNPADRNIFFDLTGVDAANAFINVMDNTGRVVASRRMEWGRATITTAWLADGLYFYSVVNGNSELARGKFEVMH